GAGTCGGTTTGTATGGTTTGCTGTGCACCTAGAACTGAAGGTTGCAATGCAAACAAAAAAAGTATGAAAAAGAGGCGGTATAGATGCAAAATGGGGTAGTTAGCTTTCAGCTCCAGCTGAGTCGTCGATTTGTTGGATACGTTCGGTTAGTTCTTTGCCTTCTTTACGTTCTATGAGGTTGTAGTAGTGCATCCCCAAGCAAATATACACGATGGTGTAGAAAACATAGCTAAGAGAAGTAGTTAGGCCATAAAAAATGGAAAAAATAGGTCCCAGTGTTTGTTCCATGGTTTCAGGATCTTCCAAGCCTGAAAATCCCGAGAAAAAGCTAACAATTATAAACGGGAAAGTAATGGCATTAGTCATAAGGGAGGAAAAAAGATACATAATAACGACTAGCCCGAAAGTGTACCACCAGTAGTTTGTTACCAAATGCCAAGAGCGTGAAAAGGCATCTCCGAAATCAACATCTTCCATTACATATACAGCAGTGGTAAGAATAAGTTTAATAGAAATAAAGATGCCCGGAAGGATAAAAAAGATAATGCCAATGCCGGTCGCCAGTCCAATGGCCAGGGAAATTAGCAGAAGCATTAGAAAATCAGATTTAACGCCCGGCCAAATATCTTGAGGTTCAATGGAATTATTATCGACTGTTTCGTCTGCGACTAGTTTTATGTGGTGATATACGACTGCGGCTAGGGCCGTCATGGCCAGCATACCAAATATTGAACCCGAAAGTGAAGACGCAATTACCTCGGCGATGTAAGCTCCTGACTCTATATCTTCAGGGTCCATATTAAAGGGCGTAGTTACGAGTTGTGAAACGGCAATACCGGCTACAACAATCAATGGTACTACAAAATAGAGAATACTTTTGCCCAGCGATCGAAAATGTTCCCGAATATAGAAGAAAGGAGCAGAAACCAGATCTCCAAAATCTTGTACTTTTTTAATTTCAAAATTATTAGCCATTGCTAGAAGTTTTTTTATTGAACATTTGATGGGGATAATACACAAAGTACCAGAGTACAAAAAACAATGAACTGCCAATAATAAATAGGCTCAGCCCAATCGGCATTGCGGTGTAACGGGTAACGAATGATTCTAAAAGTCCTGCCATGACAAATAATGGAATTAGGCCAACAGTCATTTTGAGCCCCTCTTTGGCGCTTCGCTTAAATGATTGGCTGCGTTTAAAGCTGCCGGGGAACAGCAGGCCGTTACCCATTACAAATCCGGCAGCACCGGCAATAATAATAGCTGAAAGCTCGAGCGTGCCATGAATAAAAATCACTAAAAGAGATTTAGTGAGTAAGTTATGACTAAAAAACATTGAGAGAAAAGCACCAATCATAATGCCATTTTTCATAAGGATGACTCCCGTGCCCAGCGAAGCCAGCAAGCCCCCAAGGAACGCTACAAACGAAACGCGTACATTATTAAAGGTGATGCCTAAAAACATATCCATCGAGTGATCCATTTTATATACTGCCATAGGATCATTTTGCTCAATATTAGTCAGTGTCATATTTACATACTGATCACCCATGATCATGCGGGTAAACATGGCATCATTGGCGGAAGAGATGGAACCAATAGCAATAGCCGTTATAAAAATCAGGAAGGCTGCTGCCAGTTTTACCCTGTGTTTATAAAAAAGAGTGGGTAATTCGTTCTTCCAAAAGTTAACAACACGTCCTTTTTCTTCTTTTTTATTCTTGTAGATTCGTTTGTGAACACGGGAAGCCAGCTGATTAAGGTATGCCGTTGTTTTACTTTGGGGATAAAAGGTCTGAGCCCAAGAGAGATCGTCGGTAAGTTGCACATACAGGTCGGCCAGCTCGTCAGCATCTGCCTTGTCGGGGTGATCAAGAAGTTGCTCAAACTCCTCCCATTTGTCGGCATTTTCCCGAAGAAATTTAACCTCTCTCATACTGTTTCTCTTCCCGTCTAATTATATTTGAACCCGAAAATGATTTGGATCTAAGTAATAAATTAATATTCTTCTTTAAGAAAGAGAATTTATCAGATTAGCCAAAATATTTTATGGCTTCAAGAGTAAATCTTTGATGAAAAATTTGAATATTGAGACCTCACAACACGTACAGATTGACTATGAGCCAGCTGGTATAGGTCCCAGAGTAGGAGCATTTGTGATCGATTCTTTTCTAATTGGCTTGTTTCTTATTTTTAGTATCCCCTTCGTTTTTGGCGGTGCTTCTGGTCAGAGATGGGTTATTATACTTTTTTTCGTACTACCGGCCATGAGCTATCACCTGTTATTTGAACTGTTTTTTAATGGGCAATCCATTGGTAAGAAGGCCGTGAATATTCGTGTTATCAAAACGGATGGGACACCTGGCACATTGGGTAGTTATTTGCTCCGATGGATATTTCGGCTGTTTGAAATTACAGTAACATCAGGTCTAATTGCCTTTTTTTCGATTATTATTAACGGTGAGGGACAAAGGCTGGGTGATATGGCAGCAGGAACAGCAGTAGTTAAAACAAAGAATAACACAGGTCTTAATGATACTCTATATGCTGATATTCAAGAGGGCTATACACCGAAATATCCACAGGCGGCGGCACTTGATGACAGTGATATTTCGGTAGTGAAAGAGGTACTGCGCGATGGGTACAAATATGATCGCGGCACACAACGTAATATACTGCTAAAAACCCGCAATGCTGTTTGCAAAAAGATGGGAATGGAGGCTGATGATCAGAATCCAAAAGCCTTTCTGGAAACTATTGTCAAGGATTATAATGTTGTTCATGGGTAAATATATATACCAATATTGTATTAAGTAGATAAGTACGAATTGGTAAAATGCTTTATGACTATTGGCTATGTTGTAACAACAGTTGGTCGGTACCGTTGCGTACGGCAACATAGATATCGAAAGAACCATCGTTGTTATAATCACCGATTTCAATATCAGTTGTAAGTGGGAAGAAGTTTTTAGGAATCCAGCTGTCGGACTGATCATTAAAGAAACCGTTGCCATTATTAAGAAGCAGGCGAAGCCCGCCGTCGTAATTTCCTACAGCTAAATCAATAGCACGATCTCCGTCAAAATCGGCAAACTCAGTATCAAAAGTATTGGACGACAAATCAGGGAGACGATCTGTGGTTTGATCCACAAAGCTACCTTGCTTATTAATAAGCAATCGATCTTGTGAAGAGGCCCCTCCTTGTAGGTTTGAGTTGCCTACAAAGAGATCAAGGTCACCATCGGCATCTACATCTGCCAGTTCTACATCACGACTTTCTTCGACTTGATTTAAAAATGGATACCGTCCCGACTGGTCAGTAAAAAAGCCGGACCCGGTATTGATGAGAACACGATTGCTATTTTGATTGGCAATGATGATATCCTCAAGATTATTACCGGTTATGTCACCAAAGACGACATCTC
The sequence above is a segment of the Fodinibius salinus genome. Coding sequences within it:
- a CDS encoding stage II sporulation protein M — its product is MREVKFLRENADKWEEFEQLLDHPDKADADELADLYVQLTDDLSWAQTFYPQSKTTAYLNQLASRVHKRIYKNKKEEKGRVVNFWKNELPTLFYKHRVKLAAAFLIFITAIAIGSISSANDAMFTRMIMGDQYVNMTLTNIEQNDPMAVYKMDHSMDMFLGITFNNVRVSFVAFLGGLLASLGTGVILMKNGIMIGAFLSMFFSHNLLTKSLLVIFIHGTLELSAIIIAGAAGFVMGNGLLFPGSFKRSQSFKRSAKEGLKMTVGLIPLFVMAGLLESFVTRYTAMPIGLSLFIIGSSLFFVLWYFVYYPHQMFNKKTSSNG
- a CDS encoding RDD family protein, whose protein sequence is MKNLNIETSQHVQIDYEPAGIGPRVGAFVIDSFLIGLFLIFSIPFVFGGASGQRWVIILFFVLPAMSYHLLFELFFNGQSIGKKAVNIRVIKTDGTPGTLGSYLLRWIFRLFEITVTSGLIAFFSIIINGEGQRLGDMAAGTAVVKTKNNTGLNDTLYADIQEGYTPKYPQAAALDDSDISVVKEVLRDGYKYDRGTQRNILLKTRNAVCKKMGMEADDQNPKAFLETIVKDYNVVHG